The following coding sequences are from one Treponema bryantii window:
- the purD gene encoding phosphoribosylamine--glycine ligase → MNIIVVGSGGREHTICWKIAQSPVVDKVVVVPGNGGTAYESKCVNVNPKNCDYIKEGENPYVAIAKHENCRMAVIGPEDPLAEGLADEFWKADIPCVGPKKAAAQLEASKDLSKKFMKEYGVACPASETFTNKDEACEYIKKHGAPIVVKADGLAAGKGVVVAATVEQALQAVEDMMGNGKVGAAGKKLVIEEYLEGVEISVLAAVSVTPEYAVSGNATIVPFLPARDHKRLLDGAKGPNTGGMGAVCPLEDVTDKTMKQFDKDILQPTLKGLIKEKFDYRGFIFFGVMLTSKGPKLLEYNVRLGDPETQAVLPLMDFDFTSMCTAILNGTLKDFEFKWLPGYQVAPVMVSGGYPEAYEKGKEITFNKPLLNASTAKVFVAGAVEGRRGDGDILTSGGRVLACSAYGSSFKEAWEKAYQGISAIKFDGAFFRKDIGLPGAAESGKL, encoded by the coding sequence ATGAATATTATCGTAGTTGGCAGTGGTGGTCGTGAGCACACTATCTGCTGGAAAATTGCTCAGAGTCCTGTTGTTGATAAAGTAGTTGTTGTTCCTGGAAACGGAGGCACTGCTTACGAGTCAAAATGTGTAAATGTAAATCCTAAAAATTGTGATTACATTAAAGAGGGCGAAAACCCTTATGTTGCAATTGCAAAACACGAAAACTGCCGTATGGCTGTAATTGGACCGGAAGATCCTCTTGCTGAAGGTCTTGCTGATGAGTTCTGGAAGGCTGACATTCCTTGTGTTGGTCCAAAGAAAGCTGCTGCTCAGCTTGAAGCAAGTAAAGACCTCTCTAAAAAATTCATGAAAGAATACGGTGTAGCTTGTCCTGCAAGTGAAACCTTCACAAATAAAGATGAAGCCTGTGAATATATTAAAAAGCACGGAGCCCCAATTGTTGTTAAGGCTGATGGTCTTGCAGCTGGTAAAGGTGTAGTTGTTGCCGCTACTGTAGAACAGGCTCTACAGGCTGTTGAAGATATGATGGGCAACGGTAAAGTAGGTGCTGCAGGTAAAAAGCTTGTAATTGAAGAGTATCTTGAAGGTGTTGAGATTTCTGTACTTGCTGCAGTATCTGTAACTCCTGAATATGCTGTAAGCGGAAATGCTACAATTGTTCCATTCCTTCCTGCACGTGACCACAAACGTCTTTTGGACGGTGCTAAAGGTCCTAATACTGGTGGAATGGGTGCTGTTTGTCCTCTTGAAGATGTAACAGATAAAACAATGAAGCAGTTTGATAAGGATATTCTTCAGCCAACATTGAAGGGACTTATTAAAGAAAAGTTTGATTACCGCGGATTTATTTTCTTTGGAGTTATGCTTACAAGCAAAGGTCCAAAGCTTCTTGAATATAATGTTCGTCTTGGAGACCCTGAAACACAGGCTGTTCTTCCACTTATGGACTTTGACTTTACTTCTATGTGTACTGCTATTTTGAATGGAACTCTTAAGGATTTCGAATTCAAATGGCTGCCAGGTTATCAGGTTGCACCAGTAATGGTTAGCGGTGGATATCCGGAAGCATACGAAAAGGGTAAGGAAATTACTTTCAACAAACCGCTCTTAAACGCAAGTACTGCAAAAGTATTTGTTGCCGGTGCTGTTGAAGGCCGTCGTGGAGATGGAGACATCCTCACAAGCGGTGGACGTGTTCTTGCCTGCAGTGCTTACGGCTCATCTTTCAAGGAAGCATGGGAAAAAGCATATCAGGGAATAAGCGCAATTAAGTTTGACGGTGCATTCTTCCGAAAGGATATTGGTCTTCCGGGAGCTGCAGAGAGCGGAAAGCTCTAA
- a CDS encoding methyl-accepting chemotaxis protein, which yields MEEQILKTEGKSKKKREKKQRKESLLLKYGVIAFLEILTFISVFLVFISRNIKAPIKSIYDESVEYFLDSAIDNVKTWFGNQVTLLEVFQRAIVDPVDNPEHIKQRVKTVPKPDGFEYCMVFWDTNHDAKDGGPETFNTKGGTSVAGILQKEYYVNHKKDNVSIWLESPRMAAAGGYTMPLFVKSDFIDEKTGEEITGGCVGFLELEPINSLGKTFFKTGRISVYDDANGLRAGEDILGESDVEHLQVYTRTFALNNKVWKIIATVEKRELEEIANYMQNVSLAGGFLIAFVLMILELLIIRTIIVKFSSIKNNIDDLNTGDKDLTKRLTIYHNNEISQVKKSVNVFLNTVHETVTEIGNANFNLKETFGSVKLQLDETKNQMDNIASEIQAATTTLEAEDKSVTDTSELVAQISSNIRTLNQMIDSQVEAITQASAGIEQMIGNIQSITSSIDKMAGEFTELNAATAEGIEKNRIVNELLNSVLAQSKTLQDTNMVIASISSQTNLLSMNAMIESAHAGEAGKGFAVVAEEIRKLADTSATQSKSIGENLKLIAANIQKVVESADLSKASFEIVSDKTNNTSDLVYSIKKATEEQSEGSKNLLETLTKMNNISVSVQRSSKKIEDRALSVLDAIASLKESSKNMAQNFNKIVSTTEVTQNTTQNLHKLTEDMTNAVDDISERIDEFKV from the coding sequence ATGGAAGAGCAGATTTTAAAGACTGAAGGAAAATCCAAGAAAAAAAGGGAGAAAAAACAGAGAAAAGAATCACTCCTATTAAAATATGGTGTTATAGCTTTTTTGGAAATTCTCACATTTATTTCAGTTTTTCTTGTTTTTATTTCACGTAATATTAAGGCGCCAATTAAAAGTATTTATGATGAGTCAGTTGAATACTTTCTTGATTCTGCTATAGATAACGTAAAAACCTGGTTTGGAAATCAGGTAACGTTATTGGAGGTATTTCAGCGGGCCATTGTAGATCCTGTAGATAATCCTGAGCACATCAAGCAGAGAGTAAAAACAGTTCCTAAGCCTGATGGTTTTGAATATTGTATGGTTTTCTGGGATACAAACCATGATGCAAAGGATGGCGGACCAGAAACCTTCAATACAAAAGGTGGAACTTCTGTAGCCGGTATTTTACAGAAGGAATACTATGTAAATCATAAAAAAGACAATGTTTCTATATGGCTTGAATCTCCACGAATGGCAGCTGCTGGTGGTTATACAATGCCTCTTTTTGTAAAATCAGATTTTATTGATGAAAAAACTGGTGAAGAAATTACTGGTGGTTGTGTAGGCTTCCTTGAACTTGAACCTATTAATTCACTTGGAAAAACATTTTTTAAAACAGGACGAATTTCTGTTTATGATGATGCAAATGGGCTCCGAGCTGGAGAGGATATTCTTGGCGAATCAGATGTTGAACATCTTCAGGTATATACTAGAACCTTTGCCTTAAACAATAAGGTTTGGAAAATAATTGCTACTGTTGAAAAACGCGAATTGGAAGAGATTGCAAATTATATGCAGAATGTATCTTTGGCAGGAGGATTCTTGATTGCATTTGTCTTAATGATTCTGGAACTTCTTATTATCCGAACAATTATTGTTAAGTTCTCTTCAATCAAAAATAATATTGATGACCTTAATACAGGTGATAAAGACCTTACAAAACGTCTTACAATTTATCACAATAATGAAATCTCTCAGGTAAAGAAATCTGTTAATGTATTCTTAAATACAGTCCACGAAACTGTTACTGAAATTGGTAATGCAAACTTTAACCTTAAAGAGACCTTCGGAAGTGTAAAGCTTCAGCTTGATGAAACGAAAAATCAGATGGACAATATTGCAAGTGAAATTCAGGCTGCAACAACAACTCTTGAGGCAGAGGATAAGAGCGTAACTGATACCAGTGAACTTGTTGCACAGATTTCTTCAAACATCAGAACCCTTAATCAGATGATTGATTCTCAAGTAGAAGCTATTACTCAGGCTAGTGCTGGAATTGAGCAAATGATTGGAAATATTCAGTCTATTACTAGTTCGATTGATAAGATGGCTGGTGAGTTTACAGAGCTTAATGCTGCAACTGCTGAAGGTATTGAGAAGAACCGTATTGTAAACGAACTTCTTAATTCAGTTCTTGCACAGAGTAAAACTCTTCAGGATACAAACATGGTTATTGCCAGCATTTCTTCGCAGACAAACCTTCTTTCTATGAATGCCATGATCGAGTCTGCTCATGCGGGTGAAGCCGGTAAGGGATTCGCTGTCGTTGCTGAGGAAATCCGTAAGCTTGCTGATACTTCTGCTACCCAGTCTAAGAGTATTGGTGAAAACCTTAAACTGATTGCGGCAAATATTCAGAAGGTAGTAGAAAGTGCTGATTTGAGTAAGGCTAGTTTTGAAATTGTATCTGATAAGACAAATAATACTTCTGATCTGGTTTACTCAATTAAGAAAGCAACTGAAGAGCAGAGTGAAGGTTCTAAGAACCTGCTCGAAACCCTTACAAAGATGAATAATATTTCTGTGAGCGTTCAGCGTTCAAGTAAGAAAATTGAGGATCGGGCACTTTCTGTTCTTGATGCTATTGCAAGTCTTAAAGAGTCATCAAAGAATATGGCGCAGAACTTCAATAAGATTGTATCGACAACTGAGGTTACACAAAATACAACTCAGAACCTGCACAAGCTTACTGAAGACATGACAAACGCAGTTGATGATATTTCAGAGCGTATTGACGAATTTAAAGTATAA
- a CDS encoding glycosyltransferase family 2 protein — translation MKRNSAPLISVCIPVYNTEAYLAQCLRSVIAQDFAEFEIVVVNDASCGTDERGFSCKKIVKLVQKESNRIRKKKGLSPVEITYIENQTNLQTVETRRILVEAARGKYITMLDSDDELLPGALSDLYSAAKESQSDIVHGAMSLKACSEISQKSIEELQIGVNLQSPKLSENQIINCFLNQEHSGYLCAKLIDREVYLRAFNHIPFTKCVMADDYLIYFFIALEAKSYISIKTPVYLYNIGLGISSNTQITSLARWEQICSAANVFTVIFDEIANLPQGTFTENQLDKIRIACRHYIKNNISQLETAVSPEIHAQAYDLLCDYWGEDFVQEFSVNKI, via the coding sequence ATGAAAAGAAACTCGGCTCCGTTAATCTCCGTCTGCATCCCAGTGTACAATACGGAAGCTTATCTTGCGCAGTGCCTTAGGTCGGTTATTGCGCAGGATTTTGCGGAGTTTGAAATTGTTGTGGTGAATGATGCCAGTTGCGGAACTGATGAACGGGGCTTTTCCTGCAAGAAAATCGTAAAGCTTGTTCAAAAAGAAAGTAATCGGATTCGAAAAAAAAAGGGGCTTTCTCCTGTTGAAATCACTTATATTGAAAATCAAACAAATTTACAGACTGTAGAAACCCGGCGAATTCTTGTAGAGGCTGCCAGAGGAAAATATATCACCATGCTGGATAGTGATGATGAATTGCTTCCTGGTGCACTTTCTGATTTATATTCTGCAGCAAAGGAATCTCAATCAGATATTGTACATGGTGCAATGAGTCTTAAAGCCTGTTCGGAGATTTCTCAAAAATCAATAGAAGAACTACAGATAGGGGTAAATCTGCAGAGTCCTAAGCTATCTGAAAATCAGATTATCAATTGCTTTTTAAATCAGGAGCATTCTGGTTATCTTTGTGCGAAGCTTATAGACCGTGAGGTTTATCTGCGGGCTTTCAATCATATTCCATTTACAAAATGTGTTATGGCAGATGATTATCTGATTTATTTTTTTATTGCTTTGGAGGCAAAATCATATATCAGCATCAAAACGCCGGTTTATCTCTATAATATTGGGCTTGGAATTTCTTCAAATACTCAGATAACTTCTTTGGCGCGGTGGGAACAGATTTGTTCTGCTGCAAATGTTTTTACGGTAATTTTTGATGAAATTGCTAATCTTCCACAGGGAACTTTTACTGAAAATCAGCTGGATAAAATCCGTATAGCCTGCCGTCATTATATCAAAAATAATATTTCTCAGTTAGAAACTGCTGTTTCCCCAGAAATTCATGCGCAGGCTTATGATCTACTCTGTGATTACTGGGGAGAAGACTTCGTACAAGAGTTTTCAGTCAATAAAATTTGA